From Streptomyces sp. NBC_00237, a single genomic window includes:
- a CDS encoding DNA polymerase III subunit gamma and tau: MSSLALYRRYRPESFAEVIGQEHVTAPLMQALRNNRVNHAYLFSGPRGCGKTTSARILARCLNCEQGPTPTPCGECQSCQDLARNGRGSIDVIEIDAASHGGVDDARDLREKAFFGPASSRYKIYIIDEAHMVTPAGFNALLKVVEEPPEHLKFIFATTEPEKVIGTIRSRTHHYPFRLVPPGTLRDYLGEVCGRENATVEDGVLPLVVRAGAGSVRDSMSVMDQLLAGAADDGVTYAMATALLGYTDGSLLDSVIDAFAAGDGAAAFEVVDRVIEGGNDPRRFVADLLERLRDLVILAAVPEAGEKGLIDAPADVVERMQAQASVFGAAELSRAADLVNSGLTEMRGATSPRLQLELICARVLLPAAFDDERSVQARLDRLERSGGAGAGGFVPGGGMPGMPPVGYVPGPEAHGAPVAPVAAVAPMAPAVPVAAPVPPVAVPVAQAPVVQPPVAQAPAPEAAPAQAPVRRPGGWPTASAPGQGRPEPVAPQAPVPVAAAPSGPAQPAQAAPSPAAAQGAVQVRNMWPNILEAVKNKRRFTWILLSQNAQVAGFDGTTLQVGFLNAGARDNFASSGSEDVLKQVLAESFQVQWRIESVVDASGGGAGGGPGSGPSGGYGGGGGFGGAGGGGGGGGFGGSGGFGGGAPAPQAAPRPPQPAAPQGGGAMGQQQPTPSAAPQQAAAQPSQAAYQSSGPASSGPPSQAAQAPQRVPVSAEDDMPEDDDPDLVDEALSGHDLIVRELGATVVEEFVNE, encoded by the coding sequence GTGTCGTCCCTTGCGCTGTACCGCCGCTATCGCCCCGAGTCGTTCGCCGAGGTCATCGGGCAGGAGCATGTCACTGCCCCGCTGATGCAGGCCCTGCGGAACAACCGGGTCAACCACGCGTACCTGTTCAGCGGGCCGCGGGGTTGTGGAAAGACGACCAGCGCGCGGATTCTGGCGCGCTGTCTCAACTGTGAGCAGGGACCGACGCCCACGCCGTGCGGCGAGTGCCAGTCCTGCCAGGACCTGGCGCGGAACGGGCGTGGGTCGATCGACGTCATCGAGATCGACGCGGCTTCGCACGGTGGTGTGGATGACGCCCGTGACCTGCGGGAGAAGGCGTTCTTCGGGCCTGCCAGCAGCCGGTACAAGATCTACATCATCGACGAGGCGCACATGGTCACCCCGGCGGGCTTCAACGCCCTGCTGAAGGTGGTCGAGGAGCCGCCGGAGCATCTGAAGTTCATCTTCGCCACGACCGAGCCCGAGAAGGTCATCGGGACGATCCGGTCGCGGACCCACCACTACCCGTTCCGGCTCGTGCCGCCGGGGACGCTGCGCGACTACCTCGGCGAGGTGTGCGGCAGGGAGAACGCCACGGTCGAGGACGGCGTGCTGCCCCTGGTCGTACGGGCGGGGGCCGGGTCCGTGCGTGACTCGATGTCCGTCATGGACCAGTTGCTGGCGGGCGCGGCCGACGACGGTGTGACGTACGCCATGGCGACGGCCCTGCTCGGGTACACCGACGGGTCGCTGCTGGATTCGGTGATCGACGCGTTCGCGGCGGGGGACGGGGCCGCCGCGTTCGAGGTCGTCGACCGGGTGATCGAGGGCGGTAACGATCCGCGGCGGTTCGTGGCGGACCTGCTGGAGCGGCTGCGGGATCTGGTGATTCTGGCGGCGGTCCCCGAAGCGGGGGAGAAGGGGCTGATCGACGCTCCCGCCGACGTCGTGGAGCGGATGCAGGCGCAGGCGTCCGTATTCGGCGCCGCTGAGCTGAGCCGGGCTGCTGATCTGGTCAACTCCGGACTGACGGAGATGCGGGGGGCGACCTCGCCCCGGTTGCAGCTGGAGCTGATCTGCGCGCGGGTGCTGTTGCCTGCGGCTTTTGACGACGAACGGTCGGTGCAGGCGCGGCTGGACCGGTTGGAGCGGAGTGGAGGCGCGGGCGCGGGCGGGTTCGTGCCGGGTGGGGGCATGCCTGGCATGCCGCCCGTCGGGTACGTCCCTGGGCCTGAGGCGCATGGGGCTCCGGTGGCACCCGTTGCGGCCGTGGCGCCCATGGCACCTGCGGTTCCGGTGGCTGCTCCGGTGCCTCCGGTGGCCGTTCCGGTGGCGCAGGCTCCGGTCGTGCAGCCTCCGGTCGCCCAGGCTCCGGCTCCTGAGGCTGCTCCCGCTCAGGCTCCGGTGCGTCGGCCCGGGGGCTGGCCCACGGCTTCCGCTCCCGGGCAGGGGCGGCCCGAGCCCGTGGCGCCGCAGGCCCCGGTGCCCGTCGCGGCGGCGCCCTCCGGTCCCGCGCAGCCTGCTCAGGCCGCGCCCAGCCCTGCCGCCGCGCAGGGAGCCGTCCAGGTGCGGAACATGTGGCCCAACATCCTGGAGGCCGTCAAGAACAAGCGGCGCTTCACCTGGATCCTGCTCAGTCAGAACGCCCAGGTCGCCGGTTTCGACGGCACGACGCTCCAGGTGGGCTTCCTCAACGCCGGTGCGCGCGACAACTTCGCGAGCAGCGGGAGTGAGGACGTACTGAAGCAGGTCCTGGCCGAGTCCTTCCAGGTGCAGTGGCGGATCGAGTCGGTCGTCGACGCGAGCGGGGGCGGAGCCGGTGGGGGACCGGGTTCTGGGCCTTCCGGGGGGTACGGGGGCGGAGGCGGCTTCGGCGGTGCAGGCGGGGGCGGGGGCGGAGGCGGCTTCGGGGGGAGCGGTGGCTTCGGGGGTGGGGCGCCTGCTCCCCAGGCCGCGCCTCGTCCTCCGCAGCCCGCCGCGCCCCAGGGCGGCGGGGCGATGGGGCAGCAGCAGCCCACGCCGTCGGCCGCGCCCCAGCAGGCGGCCGCGCAACCTTCGCAGGCGGCGTACCAGTCCTCCGGTCCTGCCTCCTCGGGGCCGCCGTCGCAGGCCGCGCAGGCTCCGCAGAGAGTGCCGGTGTCGGCCGAGGACGACATGCCGGAGGACGATGATCCGGATCTGGTGGACGAGGCCCTGTCGGGGCACGACCTCATCGTGCGGGAGCTGGGGGCGACGGTGGTCGAGGAGTTCGTCAACGAGTAA
- a CDS encoding SAM-dependent methyltransferase translates to MTNARTNTPTNTPTYAPTHAPTHAMPSSHTPAPKLTGVAATALGVTAIRAREHRRPDRLFADPYAQHFLDFSADDAPTTGTQPAPTPELFTLMADQVAVRTRFLDDVLTSAARAGTTQMVLLACGMDARSFRLDWPPATTLFEVDFADTLAYRAAVLVAHGITAGCRRTEVPTDLREDWPTALCAAGFDPGLPTTWLMEGILYALTPVAADLLLGRVTANSAPGSILALDHQEDSALLRGARRALSEELVDLWHGGPTEALAPWLARHGWQPEVHTLEELTAQYGRPVPPPFDPQHPATGRSWLATGHLPA, encoded by the coding sequence ATGACGAACGCGAGGACGAACACACCGACGAACACACCGACGTACGCACCGACCCACGCACCGACGCACGCAATGCCGAGCAGCCACACTCCCGCCCCCAAACTGACCGGCGTCGCCGCCACAGCGCTGGGGGTGACGGCGATTCGCGCACGAGAACACCGCCGCCCCGACCGCCTCTTCGCCGACCCCTACGCACAGCACTTCCTCGACTTCTCCGCTGACGACGCCCCCACGACAGGAACACAACCGGCCCCCACGCCCGAGCTGTTCACCTTGATGGCCGACCAAGTGGCCGTCCGCACCCGCTTCCTGGACGACGTACTGACCAGCGCGGCGCGAGCGGGAACGACCCAGATGGTGCTGCTGGCCTGCGGCATGGACGCGCGGTCGTTCCGCCTGGACTGGCCTCCCGCGACGACCCTCTTCGAAGTCGACTTCGCCGACACGCTCGCCTACCGCGCGGCCGTGCTCGTCGCTCACGGCATCACCGCCGGCTGCCGACGGACGGAGGTGCCGACGGACCTGCGCGAGGACTGGCCGACCGCACTGTGCGCAGCCGGCTTCGACCCCGGCCTGCCGACCACCTGGCTCATGGAAGGCATCCTCTACGCCCTGACCCCCGTCGCCGCCGACCTGCTCCTCGGTCGCGTCACCGCCAACTCGGCCCCCGGCAGCATCCTCGCGCTGGACCACCAGGAGGACTCCGCACTGCTCCGCGGCGCCCGCCGGGCACTCTCCGAGGAACTCGTCGACCTGTGGCACGGCGGACCCACGGAAGCCCTCGCCCCCTGGCTCGCACGCCACGGCTGGCAACCCGAGGTGCACACCCTGGAAGAACTCACGGCGCAATACGGCCGCCCGGTGCCGCCCCCCTTCGACCCGCAGCACCCCGCCACCGGCCGCAGCTGGCTCGCCACCGGCCACCTCCCCGCCTGA
- a CDS encoding TetR/AcrR family transcriptional regulator, whose product MRADARHNRARILLAARRAYADEGPDVPLHEIADRAGVGIATLYRRFPSRSALIRAVAVDVMESLYEAATDAAQGESDPVEALRSFMHAALDSKAATVVPTLFGRVESVLLFDEDRDALGPLGHLVARARDAGLLRGDVVTGDVVFMILRLARPMPGAGFSQDEALAHRQLDIYLDGLRTPAAGPRRGGLPEPAISVGWVRHIRAWMATGGRASASPPFSGSR is encoded by the coding sequence ATGCGTGCAGACGCACGGCACAACCGTGCTCGGATCCTGCTGGCCGCCCGGCGGGCGTACGCGGACGAGGGGCCGGACGTTCCACTGCACGAGATCGCCGACCGGGCGGGCGTGGGGATCGCCACGCTCTACCGCCGTTTCCCCAGCCGCAGCGCGCTGATCCGAGCGGTGGCCGTCGACGTCATGGAGTCGTTGTACGAGGCGGCGACGGACGCGGCACAGGGGGAGAGCGATCCGGTCGAGGCTCTGCGCAGCTTCATGCACGCCGCTCTGGACAGCAAGGCCGCGACCGTCGTGCCGACGCTCTTCGGCAGGGTCGAGAGCGTCCTGCTGTTCGACGAGGACCGGGACGCCCTGGGCCCCCTCGGCCACCTGGTCGCGCGGGCCCGGGACGCGGGACTGCTGCGCGGCGACGTGGTGACCGGGGACGTCGTCTTCATGATCCTGCGCCTGGCGCGTCCGATGCCCGGCGCGGGGTTCTCCCAGGACGAGGCGCTCGCGCATCGTCAACTCGACATCTACCTCGACGGGCTGCGGACACCGGCGGCCGGACCGCGCCGAGGGGGACTGCCGGAGCCCGCGATCTCAGTGGGGTGGGTCCGGCACATCCGCGCGTGGATGGCGACCGGCGGTCGCGCGTCCGCTTCCCCTCCCTTCTCCGGCAGCCGCTGA
- the purD gene encoding phosphoribosylamine--glycine ligase, whose translation MKVLVIGGGAREHALCRSLSLDPDVTALYCAPGNAGIAEVAELRPVDALDGAAVARLATELDAGLVVVGPEAPLVAGVADAVREAGIPVFGPSKEAAELEGSKAFAKDVMASAGVPTARSYVCTTPEEIDSALAAFGAPYVVKDDGLAAGKGVVVTDDVEEARAHALACERVVIEEFLDGPEVSLFAITDGVTVLPLQPAQDFKRALDGDEGPNTGGMGAYSPLPWADPKLVDEVMESVLQPTVDELRRRGTPFSGLLYAGLALTSRGVRVIEFNARFGDPETQVVLARLRTPLAGVLLGAANGTLDVLPPLAWREDAAVTVVVASHNYPGTPRTGDPVEGLADVAAEDAPHAYVLHAGTKLDASGAVLSAGGRVLSVTATGADLTEARTRAYRAVERIRLDGSQHRTDIARKAADDAADEAVGEGAGRA comes from the coding sequence GTGAAGGTCCTCGTCATCGGCGGCGGCGCCCGCGAACACGCCCTGTGCCGCTCTCTGTCCCTCGACCCCGACGTCACCGCCCTCTACTGCGCCCCCGGCAACGCCGGCATCGCGGAAGTGGCGGAGCTGCGTCCGGTCGATGCCCTCGACGGGGCCGCCGTCGCGCGCCTCGCCACCGAACTCGACGCCGGTCTCGTCGTCGTAGGCCCGGAGGCCCCGCTCGTCGCGGGCGTCGCCGACGCCGTGCGCGAAGCCGGGATTCCGGTGTTCGGGCCGTCCAAGGAGGCGGCCGAACTGGAAGGGTCCAAGGCGTTCGCCAAGGACGTGATGGCCTCGGCCGGAGTGCCCACGGCGCGCAGTTACGTGTGTACGACGCCCGAGGAGATCGACTCCGCGCTGGCCGCCTTCGGCGCTCCGTACGTCGTGAAGGACGACGGGCTCGCGGCGGGCAAGGGCGTCGTCGTGACGGACGACGTCGAGGAGGCGCGGGCGCACGCGCTGGCCTGTGAGCGGGTGGTGATCGAGGAGTTCCTGGACGGGCCCGAGGTGTCGCTGTTCGCGATCACCGACGGGGTCACCGTGCTGCCGCTCCAGCCCGCACAGGACTTCAAGCGCGCGCTCGACGGCGACGAGGGGCCCAACACCGGCGGCATGGGCGCGTACTCGCCGCTGCCGTGGGCGGACCCGAAGCTCGTGGACGAGGTCATGGAGTCCGTGCTCCAGCCGACCGTGGACGAGCTGAGGAGGCGCGGGACGCCGTTCTCCGGGCTGCTGTACGCGGGTCTGGCGCTCACGTCGCGCGGCGTCCGCGTCATCGAGTTCAACGCCCGCTTCGGCGACCCCGAGACCCAGGTCGTCCTCGCCCGGCTGCGCACTCCCCTCGCGGGAGTCCTCCTCGGCGCGGCCAACGGCACACTCGACGTCCTGCCGCCGCTGGCCTGGCGTGAGGACGCCGCCGTGACGGTGGTCGTCGCGTCGCACAACTACCCCGGTACGCCGCGTACCGGCGACCCCGTCGAGGGGCTCGCGGACGTGGCCGCCGAGGACGCCCCGCACGCGTACGTCCTGCACGCGGGGACGAAGCTGGACGCTTCGGGCGCCGTGCTGAGCGCGGGCGGGCGGGTGCTGTCGGTGACCGCGACCGGCGCCGACCTCACCGAGGCGCGCACCCGTGCGTACCGCGCGGTCGAGCGGATTCGGCTCGACGGCTCGCAGCACCGTACGGACATCGCCCGGAAGGCGGCCGACGACGCAGCCGACGAAGCGGTCGGCGAGGGTGCGGGACGGGCCTGA